In the genome of Candidatus Reidiella endopervernicosa, one region contains:
- a CDS encoding YecA family protein, with the protein MIESKFSRDELDTIHHYFPTSGDSDKHLTFNRLTGFLTAIDCSPTIIPPSAWWRALKELPELEINSEQDEQKLQPLLYKLNSEIASSLVFKSSVLPKSVELVDYPYGTAPVEHWCRGFMDGMLISEDAWFDVKDENAVENLEVGLGVIALLASREEVTSETEEENVDERMEKAQEFLPEVVEHLHAMGQSDLYAHLRSEDFEGEPELNPVEQPN; encoded by the coding sequence ATGATCGAATCCAAATTTAGTCGCGATGAGCTCGATACGATCCATCACTACTTTCCTACCAGTGGTGATAGCGACAAACACCTCACCTTTAATCGTCTCACCGGTTTCCTTACCGCGATCGACTGCTCTCCGACTATCATTCCCCCCTCTGCCTGGTGGCGAGCCCTCAAGGAGTTGCCGGAGCTGGAGATCAACTCCGAGCAGGATGAGCAGAAGCTGCAGCCGCTGCTCTATAAACTCAACAGCGAGATCGCCTCATCGCTGGTCTTCAAGAGCTCTGTACTACCGAAGAGCGTCGAACTGGTTGACTACCCTTACGGAACCGCGCCGGTTGAACACTGGTGCCGAGGATTTATGGACGGCATGCTGATCAGCGAGGATGCCTGGTTCGATGTCAAAGATGAGAACGCAGTGGAGAATCTCGAGGTGGGTCTCGGTGTTATCGCACTGCTTGCATCACGCGAAGAGGTGACAAGCGAGACGGAGGAGGAGAACGTAGATGAGCGCATGGAGAAGGCACAGGAGTTTCTGCCTGAAGTAGTAGAGCACCTACACGCGATGGGTCAGTCTGATCTCTATGCACATCTGCGTAGTGAGGATTTTGAGGGTGAACCCGAACTCAATCCTGTTGAACAGCCGAATTGA
- a CDS encoding glycine zipper 2TM domain-containing protein: MKSSHTITSALILALTAAPIYAGHGNYNDRYDRDYGRSTHKSFTDRARVIDVDPILQTVRVPTRHRHNRNCWEEEVHHSGRSDVAPGAGLIAGSIIGGVIGNQVGKGKGNKAATVFGTVVGAAVGHEMARGSDNRDDYTTTVTRCDKRRDYREREEIVGYQVRYRYNGHTFSRRMNRDPGKWVRVKVKVSPYE; this comes from the coding sequence ATGAAGAGCTCACACACCATTACCTCGGCACTCATCCTTGCCCTCACCGCGGCACCAATCTATGCCGGGCACGGAAACTATAACGACCGTTACGATCGCGACTATGGTCGCAGCACACACAAGTCGTTCACCGACCGTGCCCGGGTGATCGATGTCGATCCCATCCTGCAAACCGTACGGGTACCAACCCGCCATCGCCACAACCGTAACTGCTGGGAGGAGGAGGTGCACCACTCCGGGCGCAGTGATGTCGCACCTGGGGCGGGTCTGATCGCTGGCAGTATTATCGGCGGTGTAATCGGTAACCAGGTCGGTAAGGGTAAGGGAAATAAGGCAGCAACCGTCTTCGGTACCGTGGTCGGTGCAGCCGTGGGACACGAGATGGCACGCGGCAGCGATAATCGCGACGATTACACCACCACCGTGACCCGCTGTGATAAGCGTCGTGACTACCGTGAGCGTGAAGAGATTGTCGGTTATCAGGTCAGATATCGCTATAACGGACACACCTTCAGTCGCCGCATGAATCGTGATCCGGGCAAGTGGGTACGGGTTAAGGTCAAGGTCAGCCCCTACGAGTAA
- a CDS encoding dienelactone hydrolase family protein, whose amino-acid sequence MASRPLIPGCGKFSGELKKNMPLAEARFMAALKTLTSHASVDPEQTAAIGYCFGGGLVLEMARRGIDLDAVASFHGSLTTSTPAERGKVKARIMVANGADDPFVKAEDIVAFKDEMNSALVSFSFKNYEGAKHSFTYPGADKYGKQFGIPLAYNKEADEQSWSAMDRLLRLVFERHNR is encoded by the coding sequence ATGGCAAGCAGGCCGCTCATCCCAGGATGCGGAAAATTTTCCGGTGAACTGAAAAAGAATATGCCACTCGCCGAGGCGCGTTTTATGGCGGCGTTGAAGACGTTGACCTCACACGCTTCGGTCGATCCGGAACAGACCGCGGCGATCGGTTACTGCTTCGGTGGTGGGCTGGTGCTGGAGATGGCGCGGCGCGGTATAGACCTCGATGCTGTTGCATCCTTCCACGGCTCACTGACTACATCAACACCGGCAGAGAGAGGCAAGGTCAAGGCACGCATTATGGTGGCCAATGGCGCTGATGACCCCTTCGTTAAGGCGGAGGATATTGTGGCGTTTAAAGATGAGATGAACAGCGCACTGGTCAGCTTCAGCTTCAAGAACTACGAGGGTGCCAAGCACAGCTTTACCTATCCCGGCGCCGATAAGTATGGCAAGCAGTTTGGAATTCCACTCGCTTACAACAAAGAGGCGGATGAGCAGTCGTGGTCAGCGATGGATCGACTTCTCCGTCTGGTATTCGAGCGCCACAATCGTTGA
- a CDS encoding HD-GYP domain-containing protein, producing the protein MAKHTYDGMQNAYDKLIVDVATNKKINIPQLKQAIVPMVDSVIRNPDALILLTRLKSIDAYAYLHAMSCAVLAVAMGRHIGLPKTMLQELALGAALFDIGRARINHELLTRPRRLSDDEMVEVRKHVDYAVEMVKRNGHISASAVHMIETHHERHDGSGYPEGLKGEEIPLFGRIAGIVDCYDAITTTRPHAKPVSPDEAIRLLYQWRDIDFQGAIIEQFIQVIGIYPVGTIVQLSDGRVGIVVAQHLEARLRPVVMVLMESDKQLLDDYYEFDMRKHTSGHNGQALSISHSLSPGSYGIDPAEYFI; encoded by the coding sequence GTGGCAAAGCACACTTACGACGGCATGCAGAACGCCTACGATAAGCTGATTGTCGATGTGGCGACCAACAAGAAGATCAACATCCCACAGCTCAAACAGGCGATCGTGCCGATGGTCGACAGCGTGATACGTAATCCCGATGCGCTGATTCTGCTAACACGCCTTAAGTCGATCGATGCCTACGCCTATCTACACGCCATGAGCTGTGCCGTACTGGCCGTCGCGATGGGTCGCCATATCGGCCTGCCAAAAACGATGTTGCAGGAGCTGGCACTGGGGGCGGCACTGTTCGATATAGGGCGTGCCCGAATAAATCACGAACTACTCACCAGGCCACGTCGACTCAGTGATGATGAGATGGTAGAGGTGCGTAAACATGTCGACTATGCGGTCGAGATGGTCAAGCGAAATGGCCATATATCAGCCAGTGCAGTGCACATGATTGAGACCCATCATGAACGTCACGACGGTTCTGGATATCCTGAAGGACTGAAGGGGGAGGAGATCCCTCTGTTTGGGCGCATCGCAGGTATCGTCGATTGTTACGATGCAATTACCACCACCCGCCCTCATGCCAAGCCGGTCTCACCCGATGAGGCGATAAGGCTTCTCTACCAGTGGCGCGATATCGATTTTCAAGGTGCGATCATCGAACAGTTTATTCAGGTGATCGGAATCTACCCTGTTGGCACCATTGTGCAGTTGAGTGATGGTCGTGTTGGTATCGTCGTGGCACAGCACCTGGAGGCGCGCCTTCGCCCGGTCGTGATGGTTCTAATGGAGTCTGACAAGCAGCTGCTCGATGATTATTACGAGTTTGATATGCGTAAACACACCTCAGGACACAATGGGCAGGCACTCAGCATCAGTCATAGCTTGTCACCCGGTAGTTACGGTATTGATCCAGCAGAGTATTTCATCTAG
- a CDS encoding adenylate/guanylate cyclase domain-containing protein: protein MEIDQTGRRTRNRFALLIAATLLLTQLAAASGLLQLIENSYSDLWHRIAGLRHTPEHTVLITIDEATLNAYRDEPLAFWSPQIAKASQVLRESGVAIVGLDMMFSISPEQWLRKHQGTIDSGIATYDLPIRNEISTGRLVMVSSRQQSSDGFDELLLPASDYLLAVPDFDLNTHLGLADLLSDLDGGVRHFNLAPELKLRRESDRAALPSLSFATLLAVRANGADAHSAEWSINNHLYSRSSEQRRISYSGPPGTIPRVPLIDLLQEGASSKAEIRALAGKVAIIGVAYAGMNDVHKTPYTTSFMGMGGRFMIGPEIHANIVENMLSGRELHPLPLPVSIAYQLLMLLLFAWLFYLQQSSRGAVILLLGATLAAAIAYAGFVADIIIPVAEPQLGLLLLFLGVLSFKHASEERERERITQLFGRYVSDNVVDQLIESGGEPILGGTTEQITVLFSDIRNFTTISERLDAQEVVEMLNTYFDRACDAVLEEGGTVDKFIGDAIMVQFGAPYHFEDHADRALRAAVAIKQVAADFRVWMTGRFPERNLPEFAIGIGLHSGEAVIGNIGSSRRLEYTVIGDTVNAASRIEGKTKELGCVILASSATIESAQQKVSTGKVQRVSVKGKAIELELYEVLDTVD, encoded by the coding sequence ATGGAGATTGACCAGACAGGCCGACGCACACGCAACCGATTTGCACTGCTAATCGCTGCCACCCTGCTACTCACCCAGCTCGCGGCCGCCTCAGGTCTGTTGCAGTTGATTGAAAACAGCTACTCCGATCTCTGGCACCGCATCGCCGGTCTGCGCCACACCCCCGAACACACCGTTCTGATCACCATTGATGAGGCCACACTCAACGCCTACCGCGATGAACCGCTGGCGTTCTGGTCACCACAGATCGCCAAGGCGAGTCAGGTCCTGCGTGAGAGTGGGGTGGCGATTGTCGGTCTCGATATGATGTTCTCGATTAGCCCAGAGCAGTGGCTACGCAAACATCAGGGCACAATCGATAGCGGCATTGCCACCTACGACCTTCCGATCCGAAACGAGATCTCTACCGGTCGACTGGTGATGGTCAGCTCCAGACAGCAGAGTAGCGACGGTTTCGATGAACTACTGCTACCCGCCTCAGACTATCTACTCGCCGTTCCCGATTTCGATCTCAATACCCATCTTGGCCTCGCCGACCTGCTCTCCGACCTCGATGGTGGCGTGCGCCACTTCAATCTTGCACCCGAGTTAAAGCTACGCAGAGAGAGTGATCGCGCCGCACTACCATCACTCTCCTTCGCCACACTGCTAGCAGTACGCGCCAACGGTGCCGACGCACACAGTGCTGAGTGGTCAATCAACAATCACCTCTATAGTCGCAGTAGCGAGCAGCGTCGAATCAGTTACAGCGGACCTCCGGGGACCATTCCGCGCGTACCTCTCATCGATCTACTGCAGGAGGGTGCTTCAAGCAAAGCAGAAATCCGCGCACTTGCCGGCAAGGTGGCCATTATCGGCGTCGCCTACGCCGGTATGAACGATGTACACAAGACGCCCTACACCACCAGCTTCATGGGCATGGGTGGTCGCTTCATGATCGGTCCAGAGATTCACGCCAACATTGTCGAGAATATGCTCAGTGGGCGTGAGCTGCATCCGCTTCCACTACCCGTCAGTATCGCCTACCAATTGCTGATGCTGCTGCTCTTTGCGTGGCTCTTCTACCTTCAGCAAAGTTCACGCGGAGCAGTGATTCTGCTGCTTGGTGCAACACTCGCCGCCGCCATCGCCTACGCTGGCTTTGTTGCTGACATCATCATTCCAGTAGCCGAACCACAGTTGGGACTTCTGCTGCTATTTCTCGGTGTACTCAGCTTTAAACACGCCTCCGAGGAACGAGAACGTGAGCGCATCACCCAACTCTTTGGTCGTTATGTCTCCGACAATGTTGTCGATCAGCTGATCGAGAGCGGCGGGGAGCCGATCCTGGGCGGCACAACGGAGCAGATCACGGTACTGTTTAGCGATATCAGAAACTTCACCACCATCTCTGAACGACTCGATGCCCAGGAGGTGGTGGAGATGCTCAACACCTATTTCGATCGTGCCTGTGACGCCGTGCTTGAAGAGGGCGGTACGGTCGATAAGTTTATCGGTGATGCGATCATGGTACAGTTTGGTGCCCCCTACCATTTTGAAGATCACGCCGACCGGGCACTTCGAGCGGCCGTTGCAATCAAACAGGTAGCGGCCGATTTTAGGGTGTGGATGACGGGGCGTTTCCCTGAGCGTAACCTGCCTGAGTTTGCCATCGGCATCGGGCTGCACAGCGGTGAAGCGGTGATTGGCAACATCGGTTCGTCGCGCCGACTCGAGTACACGGTGATCGGCGATACAGTTAACGCCGCCTCGCGTATCGAGGGCAAAACCAAGGAACTCGGCTGCGTCATTCTCGCCAGCAGTGCTACCATCGAAAGCGCTCAGCAGAAAGTGAGCACGGGCAAGGTACAGAGGGTTTCGGTCAAGGGGAAAGCCATCGAGCTGGAGTTATACGAAGTGCTCGATACAGTGGATTAG
- a CDS encoding ATP-binding protein, with translation MISLNARITITASVVVAVFVVLTALALDQAFQQRAEAAVRDRLFAQLYLLMADAELDSGGNLQMPTQSAEPRLGLPGSGLYAVIRENSNRALWRSASAVGLNLTPPPIEATLNDSFSRRQNAAGDFFTITMGIEWEVEGKGYPLHFTLYEDLHPFETELNRYRYSLWGWLGAMALLLLITQAAALAWGLKPLRTVSREVKRVESGEQQSIHEDYPRELRRLTANINTLLHHERAQQTRYRDALADLAHSLKTPLAVLRGIEADANCQQPLQEQVQRMDEIVQHQLQRASTAGRSALAAPIDIAPVVERLLNTLNKVHHSRNVTATTELEEGASFRGDEGDLMELLGNLLDNAYKWAKHRVTITSYCQGERLQIHIEDDGPGIADEQQVLILKRGARLDQQTPGHGIGLAMVMDIIDAYEGSLNFMRSEQEGTKVVVKLPGCDH, from the coding sequence ATGATTTCACTCAATGCCCGTATCACCATCACCGCTTCAGTTGTTGTGGCGGTGTTTGTCGTCCTCACCGCGCTGGCACTCGACCAGGCGTTTCAACAGCGCGCTGAGGCGGCGGTGCGCGATCGCCTCTTTGCCCAGCTCTATCTATTGATGGCCGATGCTGAGCTCGATAGCGGCGGCAATCTACAGATGCCGACACAGAGCGCCGAGCCACGTCTTGGCCTGCCAGGTTCGGGGCTCTATGCCGTCATTCGAGAAAACAGTAATCGAGCCTTGTGGCGTTCTGCCTCTGCGGTCGGTCTGAACCTCACACCACCACCGATCGAGGCAACACTCAACGACAGTTTCAGTCGACGCCAAAATGCAGCCGGCGATTTCTTTACTATCACCATGGGTATCGAGTGGGAGGTGGAGGGCAAGGGTTATCCGCTCCACTTCACACTCTATGAGGATCTGCACCCCTTTGAGACCGAGTTGAATCGCTACCGTTACAGCCTCTGGGGCTGGCTTGGCGCGATGGCTCTGCTGCTGCTGATCACACAGGCCGCCGCACTCGCCTGGGGACTGAAACCCCTGCGCACTGTCAGCCGCGAAGTAAAGAGGGTAGAGAGTGGCGAACAGCAGAGCATCCACGAGGACTACCCACGCGAACTGCGGCGCCTTACCGCCAACATCAACACCCTGCTTCACCATGAACGCGCCCAACAGACACGCTATCGTGACGCACTTGCCGACCTCGCTCACAGCCTCAAGACACCGTTGGCGGTACTGCGCGGGATCGAAGCCGATGCCAACTGTCAGCAACCGCTACAGGAGCAGGTGCAACGCATGGACGAAATCGTCCAGCATCAACTGCAGCGCGCCTCCACAGCAGGTCGCTCAGCACTCGCAGCCCCCATCGATATCGCTCCAGTCGTCGAACGACTACTCAACACCCTCAACAAGGTTCACCACTCACGCAACGTAACGGCCACCACTGAACTGGAAGAGGGTGCCAGCTTCCGTGGCGACGAGGGTGATCTGATGGAACTGCTCGGTAATCTGCTCGACAACGCCTATAAGTGGGCCAAGCATCGTGTGACGATTACCAGCTACTGTCAGGGTGAACGGCTACAGATTCATATTGAAGATGACGGCCCGGGTATCGCCGACGAACAGCAGGTGCTGATTCTTAAACGTGGCGCTCGCCTCGATCAACAGACACCAGGACACGGCATCGGATTGGCCATGGTGATGGATATCATCGACGCCTACGAAGGTTCATTGAACTTTATGCGTAGTGAACAGGAAGGAACTAAGGTGGTGGTCAAGTTACCAGGGTGCGACCACTAA
- a CDS encoding PepSY domain-containing protein, with product MNKLLISILLLFCASFGSAYAERDGRERGGASLDEAVEQVRERTGGRILSATTKKRNGDRIHRIKVLTPDRKVRVIRIPARRR from the coding sequence GTGAATAAGCTGCTCATCTCCATACTGCTACTCTTCTGCGCCAGCTTTGGCAGCGCCTACGCCGAACGTGACGGGCGTGAGCGTGGGGGTGCCAGTCTCGATGAGGCGGTGGAGCAGGTGCGTGAGCGCACCGGTGGCCGAATTCTCTCGGCTACCACTAAAAAGCGCAACGGTGATCGTATCCATCGCATCAAGGTCCTTACCCCCGATCGTAAGGTCCGGGTCATTCGCATCCCGGCCAGACGGAGATAA
- a CDS encoding putative bifunctional diguanylate cyclase/phosphodiesterase, producing MDIIELRTQREGAAIERIDAAIKKGESSHQRIAVLSVKIGGAAHLRALFGSGEGEQMLKEIHQRMVGTLRLSDSVIVLSESEVLLILFGVKNMGHARLAVRKLLHLLTHHVEIDEDKFRIKPVIGIATYPDGANSGAELLKSAVLARSLAEDRGEEYIFYCTALQSEQSEQSEQSVSWNIEYEVERAIDNDEFELYYQPQVELNSGKVIGAEALLRWNHPQRGMVPPGQFIPLAEKTDAIHPLTRWTLHNALRHVGEWPKSESKSTISVNIASRNFNQPSFQEVVENGLSLWGVDPQRLVLEITEGALLHDVEYTTAVLESLRTLGIKVSVDDFGTGYSSLAYIKQLPVDELKIDQSFIHDILKSVHEQKIVEIILKIAQDFGFSVLAEGIEEPGALEILKNLKCGFGQGYLFARPMPHTEYCAWLQSHNKH from the coding sequence ATGGATATTATTGAGCTTCGAACCCAGCGTGAAGGTGCGGCAATCGAGCGCATCGATGCAGCGATAAAAAAGGGTGAATCATCACATCAACGTATAGCGGTGCTATCGGTCAAGATCGGTGGTGCAGCCCACCTGCGTGCACTGTTTGGTAGCGGTGAAGGTGAGCAGATGCTCAAGGAGATTCACCAGCGCATGGTCGGTACGCTTCGGCTCAGTGATAGTGTGATTGTACTGAGCGAATCGGAAGTACTGCTGATCTTGTTTGGTGTTAAGAATATGGGGCATGCGCGCCTTGCTGTGCGTAAGTTGCTACACCTGTTGACACATCACGTAGAGATCGATGAAGACAAGTTCCGTATCAAACCAGTAATCGGTATTGCGACCTATCCCGATGGGGCCAATAGCGGTGCGGAGTTACTCAAATCCGCCGTACTGGCGCGAAGCTTGGCAGAGGATCGTGGTGAAGAGTACATCTTCTACTGCACAGCCTTACAGAGTGAGCAGAGTGAGCAGAGTGAGCAGAGTGTCAGTTGGAATATCGAGTATGAGGTTGAACGTGCCATTGATAACGATGAGTTCGAGCTCTACTACCAGCCACAGGTCGAGTTAAACAGCGGCAAGGTGATCGGCGCGGAGGCACTGCTGCGTTGGAACCATCCACAACGGGGCATGGTTCCACCGGGACAGTTCATACCGTTGGCCGAGAAGACCGATGCGATTCACCCACTAACGCGTTGGACCCTGCACAATGCGCTTCGCCATGTTGGTGAGTGGCCCAAGAGTGAATCTAAGTCGACTATTTCGGTCAATATCGCCAGCCGCAACTTCAACCAGCCAAGCTTTCAGGAAGTGGTGGAGAATGGACTGTCACTGTGGGGAGTAGATCCTCAGCGTCTGGTGCTCGAGATTACGGAAGGTGCGCTACTTCACGATGTTGAGTACACCACAGCAGTGCTCGAATCGCTGCGAACACTAGGGATAAAGGTATCGGTAGATGACTTCGGTACCGGTTACTCATCGCTTGCCTATATCAAACAGCTTCCGGTTGATGAGTTGAAGATCGATCAGTCCTTTATTCACGATATCTTAAAGAGCGTGCATGAGCAGAAAATCGTCGAAATTATTCTCAAGATTGCACAGGATTTCGGTTTTAGTGTATTAGCCGAGGGGATCGAAGAGCCGGGTGCACTCGAGATTCTGAAAAACTTAAAATGTGGTTTTGGTCAGGGCTATCTATTTGCGCGCCCAATGCCACATACTGAATACTGCGCATGGTTACAGTCGCATAACAAACACTGA
- a CDS encoding damage-control phosphatase ARMT1 family protein has translation METKPACHQCFLRQASDAAKRLNLSAARTDELLATAQAQLQQPSASATPPIIASDLHAMIRHESGCSDPYLAAKQSATEHALSLYPKLKQLLADADDPLDTAIRLAIAGNIIDLGVADAYDLEASIERVIKLTPAINHLPELREALSHAEQVLYLADNAGETVLDRLLIEQLELPVTYVVKGGATVNDATRDDALAAGLDQACEIIDNGAASMGTLLERCSAEFRNRFDRAELIIAKGMANFESLSGSRSGLFFLLQAKCGVVADHLSVAEKSIIILQDQAETAEAETGV, from the coding sequence ATGGAGACCAAACCAGCCTGTCATCAGTGCTTTCTGCGCCAGGCCAGTGATGCGGCCAAACGTCTAAACCTGAGCGCCGCCAGAACCGATGAACTACTGGCAACGGCACAGGCCCAGCTGCAACAGCCATCCGCCAGCGCCACACCACCGATCATCGCCTCTGACCTGCACGCCATGATTCGCCACGAGAGCGGCTGTAGTGACCCCTATCTGGCTGCAAAACAGAGCGCCACTGAACATGCGCTCAGCCTCTACCCCAAACTGAAGCAGCTGCTGGCAGATGCCGATGATCCGCTTGATACCGCGATTCGCCTCGCCATCGCCGGCAATATCATCGATCTCGGTGTAGCCGATGCCTACGATCTCGAGGCGAGTATCGAGCGGGTGATCAAACTCACACCCGCCATTAACCATCTGCCTGAACTACGCGAAGCACTCAGCCACGCCGAGCAGGTTCTCTACCTGGCCGATAATGCCGGCGAGACGGTGCTTGATCGTCTGCTGATCGAACAGCTCGAACTGCCCGTTACTTACGTGGTGAAGGGCGGTGCTACGGTCAATGATGCCACCCGTGATGATGCGCTGGCCGCCGGTCTCGACCAGGCGTGTGAGATTATCGATAACGGTGCCGCCTCGATGGGAACACTACTAGAGCGCTGCAGCGCAGAGTTCCGTAATCGCTTCGACCGCGCCGAGCTGATCATCGCCAAGGGGATGGCCAACTTCGAGAGTCTCAGCGGTAGTCGTAGCGGACTCTTTTTCTTGCTGCAGGCGAAATGTGGCGTGGTAGCCGATCATCTCAGCGTCGCCGAGAAGTCGATCATTATTTTGCAGGACCAGGCCGAGACAGCAGAGGCGGAAACCGGCGTTTAA
- a CDS encoding DUF3391 domain-containing protein, with amino-acid sequence MSLDKVKVSVGDLKKGMFVADLDRPWLDTPFPFQGFIVTHEDIPRPLTAMDSEAKAVSPR; translated from the coding sequence ATGTCGCTGGATAAAGTAAAGGTGAGCGTGGGGGATCTGAAGAAGGGAATGTTTGTCGCCGATCTCGATCGCCCCTGGCTCGATACACCCTTCCCGTTTCAGGGGTTTATTGTTACCCACGAGGATATTCCGCGCCCGCTGACCGCCATGGATAGCGAAGCGAAGGCGGTTAGTCCGCGATAG
- a CDS encoding response regulator transcription factor, producing MRLLVIEDEAALLAQVCERLEAEGYSVDRASDGNDGLYQASEYPADLAVVDLGLPGISGLDIIRKLRESGSKLPILILTARGRWEEKVTGLEAGADDYLVKPFQMEELLARIRALLRRAAGSASNQLELGTLSIDLDGQSVSVDGASLELTAFEFQLLEYLARRAGQVVSKSELADYIYPHDDDRDSNVIEVLIGRLRRKLAQFELKPIETLRGRGYCFRTEAE from the coding sequence ATGCGGCTGTTAGTGATAGAGGATGAGGCGGCGCTGCTGGCACAGGTCTGTGAACGGCTCGAGGCAGAGGGTTACAGCGTCGATCGTGCCAGTGATGGAAACGACGGTCTCTATCAAGCCAGTGAGTACCCCGCCGATCTGGCCGTGGTCGATCTTGGTCTGCCCGGCATTTCGGGACTCGATATCATTCGCAAGCTACGCGAGTCCGGCTCCAAACTACCCATTCTTATCCTCACCGCCCGTGGGCGCTGGGAGGAGAAGGTCACCGGGCTTGAGGCGGGGGCCGACGACTACCTGGTCAAACCGTTCCAGATGGAGGAGCTACTGGCACGTATTCGTGCGCTGCTGCGCCGCGCTGCTGGCAGTGCCAGTAATCAGCTCGAACTCGGTACACTCAGCATCGATCTCGATGGTCAGTCGGTTTCAGTCGACGGTGCCAGCCTCGAACTCACCGCCTTTGAGTTTCAACTACTCGAGTATCTGGCGCGCCGTGCCGGTCAGGTCGTCTCCAAGAGTGAACTGGCCGACTACATCTACCCTCATGATGATGATCGCGATAGCAATGTGATCGAGGTGCTGATCGGACGTCTGCGACGCAAACTGGCACAGTTTGAACTCAAACCGATCGAGACCCTGCGTGGACGCGGTTACTGCTTCCGGACTGAGGCTGAATGA
- a CDS encoding dienelactone hydrolase family protein: MKQLLILLTLFAATLHNVEAAFVGEEIQYSSGDTVMKGYLAYDNEVKDKRPGILVVHEWWGHNEYARKRARMLAEMGYVALAVDMYGDGKQAAHPRMRKIFR; this comes from the coding sequence ATGAAGCAGCTACTGATCTTATTAACCCTGTTCGCCGCTACACTGCACAACGTGGAGGCGGCCTTTGTTGGTGAGGAGATCCAGTACAGCAGTGGCGATACAGTAATGAAGGGCTATCTTGCCTACGACAATGAGGTTAAGGACAAACGCCCCGGCATCCTGGTGGTTCACGAGTGGTGGGGTCACAATGAATATGCGCGCAAACGTGCGCGTATGCTCGCTGAGATGGGTTATGTGGCGCTGGCGGTCGATATGTATGGTGATGGCAAGCAGGCCGCTCATCCCAGGATGCGGAAAATTTTCCGGTGA